The following coding sequences lie in one Asterias amurensis chromosome 18, ASM3211899v1 genomic window:
- the LOC139950347 gene encoding large ribosomal subunit protein mL51-like, with product MMSLLTRTATVLMKPAVCSIELCRHLSKGAVALVNKKTRPSTESLIKWNMLPDPKTPRKDRWSEKRALFGENDYKDILGDGSYSLKFNVKTGPKWMHGWRGNELQTLIRKKKVAGPDMGPTKFYNMLKRISYLHKRFNRNKGRWQYRDKYEPNYRERM from the exons ATGATGTCGCTCTTAACAAGGACTGCGACGGTTTTGATGAAACCAGCTGTGTGTTCGATTGAACTTTGTCGTCATCTTTCAAAAG GAGCAGTTGCTCTCGTTAATAAAAAGACGAGACCCTCGACCGAGTCATTAATCAAATGGAACATGCTCCCAGACCCCAAGACTCCAAGAAAGGACCGCTGGAGCGAGAAGAGAGCCCTCTTTGGTGAGAATGACTACAAGGACATCCTCGGAGACGGTTCCTACTCCCTCAAGTTCAACGTGAAGACTGGCCCTAAGTGGATGCACGGTTGGCGAGGCAACGAGCTACAGACGTTGATTCGCAAGAAGAAAGTTGCCGGTCCCGATATGGGTCCCACCAAGTTCTACAACATGCTGAAGAGAATCAGTTACTTGCACAAGAGATTCAACAGGAACAAGGGACGATGGCAGTACAGGGACAAATATGAACCCAATTACAGAGAGAGAATGTGA
- the LOC139950345 gene encoding dnaJ homolog subfamily C member 11-like: MAAPTVEESSTISDDFYAILNTRKEATSDELRTAYRRMCVLYHPDKHINENDKRAAEAIFNKAQKAYQVLNDPSKRAIYDVYGEKGLEAEWEVVPRTRTAQDIREEYERLSKEQEERRIQQSTNPRGAITVGIDATDLFDVYDDYDDEFSGLPAIEVKSMSITQSIDAPLTTSDTAVLSGNLSTQNGNGNGSFNVSYRRIFSYQSWGEFQASAGGGPTLALKLFRNINKRTFVTCTGTSRLLSGGMIAPGVSVVGGRQLDKHTMGYLTWRWGLQSSMTTMVVRDTQSTHAMFQMQLGIPNSFVSTSFTKKFPEQEGKFTVAAKVGLFGSIFEYGCDKKISRHSRVAAKVSIGVPSGVTLRLKLGRASQTFLFPIHLAHDISPQAIFYGTVAPVLTYWLIKALVVDPFLNRQKTDEIVKERNAKQEQMEQKKKEAQAEVYLMEEMVERIIASEQAREGLVITKAWYGKLVVSEESASNGGCGSLDDLMDGVIDVTIPLQCQVKDSKLILTDASKTGLPGFYDPCVGEDKNLRVNYTFRGEPHECTIADSEPLRIPKKSHHIDPS; the protein is encoded by the exons ATGGCTGCGCCCACGGTGGAGGAGAGTTCgacaatttctgatgatttctATGCAATTTTGAACACCAGAAAAGAG GCTACCAGTGATGAGTTGAGAACAGCGTATCGTCGCATGTGTGTCTTATATCACCCAGATAAACACATCAATGAGAATGACAAGAGAGCTGCAGAAGCAATCTTTAACAAAGCACAAAAGGCGTACCAAG TTCTAAATGACCCAAGTAAGAGGGCCATATATGATGTGTATGGAGAGAAGGGGCTGGAAGCAGAGTGGGAGGTCGTCCCAAGAACGAGAACCGCTCAAGATATCCGGGAGGAGTATGAGAGGTTATCCAAAGAGCAGGAGGAAAGGAGGATTCAACAGAGTACAAATCCAAGG GGAGCGATAACTGTTGGAATTGATGCAACTGATTTATTTGACGTCTATGATGACTATGATGATGAGTTCAG TGGTCTTCCAGCCATAGAAGTCAAGAGTATGTCCATAACACAGTCCATTGATGCCCCTCTCACTACGAGTGACACGGCCGTACTGTCGGGAAATCTGTCCACGCAGAACGGCAATGGGAACGGCAGCTTCAATGTTTCCTACAGACGGATATTTTCATATCAATCATGGGGAGAG TTCCAAGCATCTGCAGGTGGTGGACCAACTCTAGCTCTGAAGTTATTCAGGAACATCAACAAGAGAAC GTTCGTCACATGTACAGGTACAAGCCGTCTTCTATCTGGAGGTATGATAGCCCCTGGAGTGTCTGTAG TTGGTGGTCGTCAGCTCGACAAGCACACAATGGGTTACCTGACGTGGAGGTGGGGTCTACAGTCCTCCATGACAACCATGGTAGTCAGAGATACACAGTCCACACACGCCATGTTCCAAATGCAG CTTGGTATTCCCAATTCATTCGTTAGCACAAGCTTCACCAAAAAGTTTCCGGAACAGGAGGGGAAGTTTACAGTCGCTGCCAA AGTTGGTCTTTTTGGATCCATTTTTGAATACGGGTGCGACAAGAAGATTTCACGGCATAGTAGAGTAGCGGCAAAGGTCAGCATCGGGGTACCCTCAGGAGTGACGCTCAGGTTAAA GTTGGGGAGAGCCAGTCAGACTTTCCTGTTTCCAATCCACCTTGCTCATGACATCTCACCACAAGCCATCTTCTACGGGACCGTGGCGCCTGTCCTTACATACTGGCTCATTAAAGCTCTGGTTGTAGATCCATTCTTGAACAGACAGAAGACAGA TGAAATTGTAAAAGAACGCAATGCCAAGCAAGAGCAAATGGAGCAGAAGAAGAAGGAAGCGCAAGCTGAG GTCTATCTAATGGAAGAGATGGTTGAACGCATCATCGCTTCGGAGCAAGCCCGGGAAGGTCTCGTCATCACCAAGGCATGGTACGGGAAGCTGGTTGTCAGCGAGGAGTCGGCGAGTAACGGAGGATGCGGGAGTCTTGACGACTTGATGGATGGAGTGATCGATGTAACGATACCTCTACAGTGTCAAGTCAAAGATTCAAAACTTATACTTACGGATGCTTCCAAG ACCGGTCTTCCAGGGTTCTACGATCCCTGCGTTGGAGAAGACAAGAATCTCAGGGTTAACTATACCTTCCGTGGTGAACCTCATGAATGCACAATAGCCGACAGCGAGCCACTCCGAATACCCAaaaaat cACATCATATAGATCCCAGCTGA